A segment of the Pirellulales bacterium genome:
GACTGCCCGCTGCTGCCAAATCGAACTGAAGCAGTGAGGGAAACGTGAGTCACGGCAACGAGCCTCGACCCACAGGGATGAACCCGCTGCCGCGCCGCGCGCTATTGGCCGGCGCGGGCGCGACGGTCGTGGGGCTGGCCGCCTACCCCTACGTGCGACGCGCCTTGACGACGCCGCAGCCGGTTTTTCTTGCCCGTGGGCAGCGCTATGACGGCGATCTGCGAAAAGTCATCCGCGACGGGTTGCGCGCGGTGGGTTTGTCGGCGGCTGATTTTCGTGGGCGGCGCGTGCTGCTCAAGCCGAACATGGTCGAGCCGAACCGGGCCGCTCCGCAAATGACGACGCACCCTTTGGTGGTGGTGGCGGCGGCGGACGTGTTCCGCCAGATGGGCGCCACCGTGCGCGTGGGCGAAGGTCCGGGGCACGTCAAAGACACCGAGATGGCGCTGGTCGAATCGCGCCTGCAAGAGGCGCTAGCCGATGCGCGATTGGAGTTTGTCGATCTGAATCACGACGACGTGGTGTCGGTAAGGAACCGCGGCGGCCTGAGCCGCTTGGAGGAGATGTTCTTTCCGCGGGCAGTGTTCGAAGCCGATTTTGTGGTTTCGATGCCGAAGCTCAAGACGCACCACTGGGTCGGAATGACCGCTGCGATGAAGAATTTGTACGGCGTGATGCCGGGCATCAAATATGGCTGGCCCAAGAACGTGCTGCATCACGCCGGGATTCCAGAAACCGTGGTCGATATCAACGCCACCTTGCCACGCACCCTGGCCATTGTGGACGCGATTGAGTGCATGGAGGGGGATGGTCCGATCATGGGAACCGCAAAGTCGCTGGGCGTGATCGCGGTCGGCCAGAACCTGCCGGCGCTCGACGCGACGCTAGCGCGGATGATGGATTTTCGTCCGGAGCGCATCGGCTACCTGCAATTGGCGGATGGTCGACTGGGGCCGATTGACGCGCGGTTGATCGTAGAGCGGGGAGAACCGTTGCGAGAACTGGTCACTCCGTTCGCCATCATTGATTCGCCGGGAACGGTTGGTTTGCGAGCGACCAGCGTGGGCATCAAAACATCGAGCCACTTCCGCTGCCCCGGCGCCGCGTTGGCGTAGCGCGCCGTCGGCAACGGTCGTAGCGGTTGGATTGAAAGTCGCACATGCGTCTGGCTGGCGTATGGTTTCATTGCTCGCCAATCGACAACGCCGCCTAGCACCTCCCACCTACCTCATGTCGCTGGCAACGACCATCTCCGGAACATCGCACGACGCGCAAGCTGTGGCGCCTTCTTCGGCGCGCGCGCGCTGGGAGCGAAATCTGTGCGCGTGGAACTTGCTGTTGGCGCTCGCGCTTTTGGCGGTGATGGCGCTGCCCTTCTGGGCGGGGCTGGTCTACACCGCCGACGACTTGGGGGGATTTCATTTACCGCTGCGGGCAATGTATGCCGACGAGTTGGCGCAGGGGCGACTACTGCAATGGACGCCTGCGCTGTTTGGCGGCTTCTTCATCGCCGGCGAAGGTCAGGTGGGCTGCTACCACCCCTTGCACATGGCGCTATATGGCCTGCTCGATCTGCGGCCGGCCTATTGCCTGGAACTGCTGTTGAGCTACCCCGTGATGCTGGCGGGAAGCTTTTTTTGGCTGGTTCGCCTATTGGGACGCCGCGACGCCGCCTTGTTTGGCGCGATGGCGTTCACATTTTGCGGCTTCAATCTGCTGCACTTCATGCACACCAACGGCATTGCCGTGCTGGCTCATTTGCCGTGGCTTTTGTGGGCGATTGATCGCATGTCGACAGCCGCCTGCATAAGAGTACGGCGCTTAGCGTGGGTCGTCATCGCGCTGTTGACCGGATCGCAACTGTTGCTGGGCTATCCGCAGTTCGTATGGTTTTCGCTGTTGGCGGAGTGGGGATTCGCCGCGTATCTGTGGCGAGCCGCGCGATTTGACCTGCGCGACGCCTGGTGGCTGTGCGGCGCGCTGGCGGCGGGCGCGCTGATTGGCGCGGTTCAATTGTTGGCGACGTTCGACATGCTGTCGCATTCGGTGCGGCAGAACATTGGCCGCGAGATGGTAGTGCTCGGATCGCTGCATCCGTGGAACCTGGCGCAATTGGTTGGTCCGTATTTGTTCAAGCATCGCGTGGTGGGAATCAACACCCACGAACTGGGGCTGTACGTCGGCGTGATTCCGCTGGCGCTGTTCGCGTGGTTTGTCGAGCGGCCGGCGCGCGTGCGGCAACATCGATCACTGGCTCTGGCCGCCGCGTTCGTCGCTGGCGTGGCATTACTGCTGGCGCTGGGAGAATGGGGCGGGCTCTACGAGTTGCAGGCCTATCTGCCGGTGGTGGGCAAGTTTCGTTTTCCGAGTCGCTATGTGGCGATTGTGTCGCTCGGCGTGGCGGTTGTGGCGGCGGCGGCCTACGGCGAACTGGCCATTCGAGCCTACGAACCATCGAAAGAGCATCACACAAGCTGGATGATGACGCTGTTGCCGCTGGTCAGCATGGGCGTTGCGCTGGCGGCGCCGACGTTGTGGGGATACGAAAATCTGGCCAACGGTTGGCTACGAATGGCCGGGCCGCTGTTGGTGACCGTAGCTTGCGGCCTGGTGCTATTGGCCGAGCGCGGGGCGCGTTGGCCGTTGGCGGCGATGGCGCTGCTGTTGGTCATCGACCTTGGCGCCTATGGCTGCAGCTATGCGATTTTCAAGGACACCGTGTCGCTTGAGGAGTACCTGGCCGCGGAAAAACTACCGCCGGGGGGACCGGGCGATCGAGTCGTCCTTGATTACTTTGATGCGAAGCAGCCACGACCGCGCGCGGGGAATCGCTTGATGCTGGCGGGTTACGAACGCGTGGATGGGTATGCCGGCTTGGAACCTGCCCGGCGATTGGACCTTTCATCGTTGGCGGCGCTGCGCGTGGGGGGAGTTTGCTGGGTTGCCAAATGTCGACAGAGTGACGCGATTGGCGGCCTCGTACCGGTGGATGCGAATTGGTACGCGGTGCCCCACACGATGCCACGCGCGCGATTTGTGACCGGTGCGCTAGCGAGCGAGGCCCCCCGCCGCGACCTGGAACACATCGCGCTAGAGACCACGGCGCTGGTGGACAAGCCAGTGAATTTGGCTGGTGGGCAGCCGGGCAGCGTCAGCGATGTGTATGGGACGCCCGGCGAGATCGAGCTAATGGTTGATTGCCGAGGAACGCAACTATTGGCGCTCACAGAGAGCCACCATCCGGGTTGGCGAGCATCGATCGATGGCGTGAGCGTCGAAGCGCTGCGAGTGAACGGCGACTACTTGGGCTGCGTCGTACCGGCCGGTCGTCATGCTGTGCGGCTGGCGTTTCGCCCGGCAAGTGTTATGTGGGGCGCCGCCACCAGCGCGCTGGGCATGGCGATTACGCTGTCGGTTGGACTGATGGCGTGGCGCCGACGGGGATAGCACCCGGGCGGCTGGCGCGCCACAGATCGCGCAGCGCCGCGGGGGCGCGGGCGGCGCCGAGGCAAAAGAGCGGGGCATAGATGGCGCCCCAGTATTGATTGAACGATTGCCCAACCACCGAGAACGCCACCAGGAACAGGCACATGGTGAGCGCGACGCGCGTGCCGGCCGGGGAATTCCAGGCGGCGAAGCCCAGCAGCGCCAGCGCAAAGTAGACGGCGGCGATCCATTGCGGCCAGACGAGCAATATCGAATTGAGATGGGCCGTGCTGATGACGAACGGGGCGGCGCCGAACCGCACCCAGCCTTGAGCATGCGCGAGATCGTCGGGGCGAATTAAGGCGTGAACGATGGTGAAGTGCCGGCCGAGATAAACGGCATACAGGGCCAGGCCGACAAGCCATACGGCGACTTCGCGCCAGCGGCGGTCTCGAATCGCCATGCCGATCGCGACGATCGTATAAACGGCCGACAGTTCGCGCAAGAATTGCGCGGCCAATCCGGCGACGACTCCCAGCCGGCGCTGGTCGTTGGCATAGGCGAGAATCGACAGCGCGATGAACACGCCGGCCCACAATTCACTGAGATACGCCAGTTGCGGCACAAAGCAAGCGGACACGGCGCCGAACAGGAGCGGCATGCCAATCAGGCAGGCCAGAGTGCCCGCCTCGCGATCGAGCAATCGCAACCCGAGATACATGACCGCGAGGGCCGCCGCGCAGAGGAGCGATTGCGCCAGGTATTGTGGCAAAGCGCCGAAGAGCCACACCGGCAGGGGACAGCGCCAGTTGAAGACGCTCCGGGTGGGATAGCCGCGCGCGCGCAGTTCGGAGGCGATGGCGGAGTAGTACCCTTCGCCGGCGCGGACGCGGTTGGCTTCGGCCTTATATAAGGCCAAATCGCCTTCGCCGGGCAGATTGTGATGGCGATGGTCGTTGCGGATGGGAGAGAGGCTCACCGCCAGGCAGAAGATCATCCCTAGCACAAACAGTCCGAGCACCGAGCGCGCTTGCCACGGCGACAGTCGACTGAAGGGTGTGGCCGGCGCTTCTTGGAGCATGTGTTCACCGCGTCAGGAAGAGACTGTTGATTCACGAAAATTTAGCTCAAAGTCGTATTCGGCAGGCATTGCTCAGCCGTCACGCTTTGCGGCGAATGAATGCTCGACGGCGACCGCGCGTCCACAAGGCGACAAGTCTTGCGTAACCGTCTGACATGGCGCCAGCAAAACGCATAACCGGCGCAAACCAACTCGGAAACGCTAGATCAACGCGAGTGAGAGCCACGATGAAGCCTATGGTTCTCCCCTGCGCGCAGGATTGCGTAGACGATGTTGGCAAGGATGCCGATTTTAGCGATTGCGCTGCTTTTGCTGTTGCCCAGCGGGGGCTGCGCGCTGCGCCGGCATGGCGGGGGGGGATGGCGCGCGAGCGCGCCCACGATCGACTCGTTGCCGCCGGTCGGCCGCGCCGAGATCGTGCCCGACACCGACGCGATTGGGGCGTTCGCGGTGGTCGACTTGACATTGCGGCGTGGCGATGGCGTCGAATATCGCGGACTGACGCCTGAGGAGACGCAGTGTCTGGCGGTGGCTGAATCGCCGCTTGGCGACGCGATCGATGGCGAGCGGCGGGCCATCCAGGCGCCGCCGGGCACATGCGGCCAGGGGGAACGGGCCGCCGCGGTGATGCGCCGATTGCTGGCTTATGCCGCGGCCGAGGCGCGCAACAAGTCGGCGGGAGACTCGCTGGAGGCGTATTACCGGCTGGTGCAGGCCGAAGCGCAGCACGATTTGTTGGCGCGGACGAGGAACACGCTGCGCGCGACGGCGAGCGATCTGGAGCAGGCGCGGCGGCGCGGGCTGACCTTGCCGCCGGAGGCCAACGCAATCGCCTCGCGCCAGTTGGCGGTGAACCATAGCGTGGTCGAGGACGACCTGGCCGTATTGAAGTTGAACACCGCGCTCGCGCAGTTGACTGGCTTGTCGCGCCCCGACGAGCGATTGCGTTTTTGGCCGGTGACGCGACTGGCGGCGACCGCCGCCCCGGTGGACATCGACGTGGCGATCGCCGAAGGCATGGCGCTGCGACCAGAGTTGAATCTGTTGCGCTACGCCGAAGCCTCGCTGGATGAAGAGACGCTGCCGGCGGTGCGGCAGATGCTGGGGGGGATCAGCGGCATCCTGGGGATGCAGCCAGCGGCGCCGAGTTGCAGCGCGCTGGCCAAGCTGTGCGTGCTCTTGTGCGGATCGACCGATGCGGAGGAAGCGGCGGCGCGGCGGCGCCAGTTGCGGCAGTACCGCATCGACCGCGAAGAGGCGGTCGCCGACGAGATTCGCCAGGCGGCGTACACGATCGAGGCGCGAGCGCGGCAAATCGCGCTGGCCAAGGAAGGCGTCGCGCTCGCGCAGCAGCGCTTGACCGACGCGGTGGAGCGGCAGCGTATTGCGCAAGCGACACTGGCCGACGTGACAGCGGCGCAAACGGCGGCGCTTGAAGCACGCGGCGACTTGGTGGGCCGCGTCGTCGAATGGGAACTGGCGCGCGTTGAGCTGCGCGAGGCCCAAGGGAAGCTGGTGAGTGAGTGTCGGGGCAATGGCGCTTGCCCTTAGCGGGCGCGAACCTGAGCCGATAGCGGCCTGTCTC
Coding sequences within it:
- a CDS encoding DUF362 domain-containing protein, with protein sequence MNPLPRRALLAGAGATVVGLAAYPYVRRALTTPQPVFLARGQRYDGDLRKVIRDGLRAVGLSAADFRGRRVLLKPNMVEPNRAAPQMTTHPLVVVAAADVFRQMGATVRVGEGPGHVKDTEMALVESRLQEALADARLEFVDLNHDDVVSVRNRGGLSRLEEMFFPRAVFEADFVVSMPKLKTHHWVGMTAAMKNLYGVMPGIKYGWPKNVLHHAGIPETVVDINATLPRTLAIVDAIECMEGDGPIMGTAKSLGVIAVGQNLPALDATLARMMDFRPERIGYLQLADGRLGPIDARLIVERGEPLRELVTPFAIIDSPGTVGLRATSVGIKTSSHFRCPGAALA
- a CDS encoding YfhO family protein, translated to MSLATTISGTSHDAQAVAPSSARARWERNLCAWNLLLALALLAVMALPFWAGLVYTADDLGGFHLPLRAMYADELAQGRLLQWTPALFGGFFIAGEGQVGCYHPLHMALYGLLDLRPAYCLELLLSYPVMLAGSFFWLVRLLGRRDAALFGAMAFTFCGFNLLHFMHTNGIAVLAHLPWLLWAIDRMSTAACIRVRRLAWVVIALLTGSQLLLGYPQFVWFSLLAEWGFAAYLWRAARFDLRDAWWLCGALAAGALIGAVQLLATFDMLSHSVRQNIGREMVVLGSLHPWNLAQLVGPYLFKHRVVGINTHELGLYVGVIPLALFAWFVERPARVRQHRSLALAAAFVAGVALLLALGEWGGLYELQAYLPVVGKFRFPSRYVAIVSLGVAVVAAAAYGELAIRAYEPSKEHHTSWMMTLLPLVSMGVALAAPTLWGYENLANGWLRMAGPLLVTVACGLVLLAERGARWPLAAMALLLVIDLGAYGCSYAIFKDTVSLEEYLAAEKLPPGGPGDRVVLDYFDAKQPRPRAGNRLMLAGYERVDGYAGLEPARRLDLSSLAALRVGGVCWVAKCRQSDAIGGLVPVDANWYAVPHTMPRARFVTGALASEAPRRDLEHIALETTALVDKPVNLAGGQPGSVSDVYGTPGEIELMVDCRGTQLLALTESHHPGWRASIDGVSVEALRVNGDYLGCVVPAGRHAVRLAFRPASVMWGAATSALGMAITLSVGLMAWRRRG